In Lewinellaceae bacterium, a single window of DNA contains:
- the recQ gene encoding DNA helicase RecQ, whose product MTVTKENLHDALQKYFGFDSFKGKQEPIIKSVLNGQDTFVIMPTGGGKSLCYQLPALMLDGTAIIISPLIALMKNQVDSIRGYSQKDEVAHFLNSSLTKAQMKLVKQDISDSKTKLLFIAPETLTKDENIEFFQQVDISFVAVDEAHCISEWGHDFRPEYRRIRAMLDAIGEDIPVVALTATATPKVQSDIVKNLGMDGHNTFISSFNRDNLYYEVRPKGKKEQTIKQIIQVIKGMPGQSGIIYVQSRKSAEEIAKALVVNDIKAAPYHAGLDAKTRSTTQDNFLMEDVDVIVATIAFGMGIDKPDVRFVIHYDIPKSIENYYQETGRAGRDGLEGRCIAFYAYKDILKLEKFLRDKPVAEREMSAQLMQEVMSYAETTSCRRRFLLHYFGEAFDEDNCDKMCDNCRHPKEKIEVKDEMAIALKAVLQLDQNYGIKTLINFVRGKDTKEVKDFGFSQKELFGAGKEKDGTFWSSVFRQAILNDLIRKDIESYGLLKMNDKGLAFLEHPHSFKIPIDHNYEKEAIEIEESAKGGAAVLDDTLMKMLKDLRRREAKKHNVPPFVIFQDPSLEDMATQYPISMDDMANISGVSKGKALRYGRPFIQQIKEYVEENDIERPNDLIVKQVANKSKVKINIIQGIDRKVPLEDLAETNNLSMEELMEELYSIVTSGTKVNIDYYIDDTVDEYSREDIANYFMEAATDSLDEAFRELKDDDITMEEIQLVRIKFLSDMAN is encoded by the coding sequence ATGACAGTGACGAAAGAAAACTTGCATGATGCGCTACAAAAGTACTTTGGGTTCGATAGTTTCAAAGGAAAACAGGAGCCGATCATCAAAAGCGTCCTCAACGGACAGGATACTTTTGTGATCATGCCTACAGGCGGCGGCAAATCCCTTTGTTATCAACTGCCAGCCCTGATGCTGGACGGTACGGCGATCATTATCTCTCCGCTCATCGCCCTGATGAAGAATCAGGTGGATTCCATCCGGGGCTACAGCCAGAAAGACGAGGTGGCTCACTTCCTCAACTCCTCTCTGACCAAAGCCCAGATGAAGCTGGTCAAGCAGGATATCTCCGACAGCAAGACCAAGCTGCTCTTTATCGCGCCTGAAACGCTGACCAAAGACGAGAACATCGAGTTCTTCCAACAGGTAGATATCTCCTTTGTAGCGGTCGACGAGGCGCACTGCATTTCAGAATGGGGGCACGATTTCCGGCCTGAATACCGCCGCATCCGCGCCATGCTCGACGCCATTGGCGAAGACATCCCCGTGGTGGCCCTCACGGCTACCGCCACGCCCAAAGTGCAGTCCGATATCGTCAAGAACTTGGGCATGGATGGGCACAATACCTTCATTTCTTCCTTCAACCGGGACAATCTCTACTACGAGGTGCGGCCCAAGGGCAAGAAAGAACAGACCATCAAGCAGATCATCCAGGTCATCAAGGGCATGCCGGGGCAGTCGGGCATCATCTATGTGCAAAGCCGAAAGTCGGCGGAAGAGATCGCTAAGGCATTGGTGGTCAACGACATCAAGGCGGCGCCTTACCACGCCGGCCTGGATGCTAAAACGCGCAGCACTACTCAGGACAACTTCCTGATGGAGGATGTGGACGTGATCGTGGCCACCATCGCCTTCGGCATGGGCATCGACAAGCCGGATGTGCGCTTCGTCATCCATTACGATATCCCCAAAAGCATCGAGAACTACTATCAGGAAACGGGGCGCGCCGGCCGGGATGGCCTGGAGGGCCGCTGTATTGCCTTTTACGCTTACAAGGATATTCTGAAACTGGAAAAATTCCTGCGCGACAAGCCGGTAGCCGAGCGGGAAATGAGCGCCCAGCTCATGCAGGAAGTGATGTCTTATGCCGAGACGACCTCCTGCCGCCGCCGGTTTCTGCTCCATTATTTCGGCGAAGCCTTCGATGAAGACAACTGCGATAAGATGTGCGACAACTGCCGCCATCCTAAAGAAAAAATAGAGGTGAAGGATGAAATGGCAATCGCCCTCAAAGCAGTGCTTCAGCTCGACCAAAACTACGGGATAAAAACCCTCATCAACTTTGTTCGGGGCAAGGATACTAAAGAGGTGAAGGATTTCGGCTTTAGCCAGAAAGAGCTGTTCGGGGCCGGCAAGGAAAAAGACGGCACCTTCTGGAGTTCCGTCTTCCGGCAGGCCATTCTCAACGACCTGATCCGCAAGGATATCGAGAGCTACGGCCTGCTCAAGATGAACGACAAAGGGCTGGCCTTCCTCGAACATCCACACTCTTTCAAAATCCCCATCGACCACAACTACGAAAAAGAGGCCATCGAAATCGAAGAGTCCGCCAAAGGCGGCGCCGCTGTCCTGGACGACACGCTGATGAAGATGCTCAAAGACCTGCGCCGCCGGGAGGCCAAGAAACACAACGTGCCGCCTTTCGTCATTTTCCAGGATCCTTCGCTGGAGGATATGGCCACCCAGTATCCCATCAGCATGGACGATATGGCCAACATCAGCGGGGTGAGCAAGGGCAAGGCCCTCCGCTACGGCCGCCCCTTTATTCAACAGATCAAGGAGTACGTCGAAGAGAATGATATCGAGCGCCCCAACGACCTGATCGTCAAACAGGTGGCCAATAAATCCAAAGTTAAGATCAACATCATCCAGGGCATCGACCGCAAAGTGCCGCTGGAAGACCTGGCGGAAACCAATAACCTCAGCATGGAAGAACTGATGGAAGAACTTTACTCCATCGTCACTTCCGGCACCAAGGTCAATATCGACTATTACATCGATGACACCGTCGATGAGTATTCCCGGGAGGATATCGCCAATTATTTCATGGAAGCTGCTACCGATTCGCTGGATGAGGCCTTCCGGGAATTGAAAGATGATGACATCACGATGGAGGAGATACAACTGGTGCGCATCAAGTTTTTGTCGGATATGGCGAATTAG
- the aroQ gene encoding type II 3-dehydroquinate dehydratase has translation MKIIIINGPNLNLLGTREPHIYGRQSFEDYFLKLQEDYPHITLHYFQSNSEGKIVDKLHEVGFSYDGAVLNAGAYAHTSIAIADAIAAIRTPVLEVHISNVYEREAFRHHSYLSPVCRGLIVGLGLKGYELAIRFFLE, from the coding sequence ATGAAGATCATCATCATCAACGGCCCCAACCTCAATTTGTTGGGCACCCGTGAGCCGCACATCTACGGCCGGCAGAGCTTCGAAGATTATTTTCTGAAGCTGCAGGAGGATTATCCGCATATCACCCTGCATTATTTTCAAAGCAACAGCGAGGGAAAGATCGTCGATAAGCTGCACGAGGTGGGCTTTTCCTACGACGGCGCCGTCCTCAACGCCGGGGCATACGCCCATACCTCCATTGCCATTGCCGACGCCATTGCCGCCATCCGCACGCCTGTGCTGGAGGTGCACATCTCCAATGTTTACGAACGGGAGGCGTTCCGCCACCATTCCTATCTTTCGCCCGTCTGCCGCGGCCTTATCGTGGGGCTGGGGCTGAAAGGATACGAGCTGGCGATCCGGTTTTTCCTGGAGTAA
- a CDS encoding tetratricopeptide repeat protein, giving the protein MRWLSPLCLLVFLCNWADAQKMTTPNGWTYEVLRPGNGSQLSSNMGALTHNQLLDVNGRVLVSTYQIGVPDYQLISELPSSFQSAFEVMKVGGKYRFDIPMPDLREAMRNAPSMDIPGNYAIWEIELMEVMPPLPDGARLVAKAMESGGPESAYKEFKLLINSSKAYFGEWEINQVGYLFLGNGNAEEAITAFSYNVEQYPSSANAYDSLAEAYYRAGDREMAKQHYQRSLELNPQNSNARQMLEQLR; this is encoded by the coding sequence ATGAGATGGCTATCCCCCCTATGCCTCCTGGTCTTTCTGTGCAATTGGGCCGATGCCCAGAAAATGACAACTCCCAACGGCTGGACGTACGAGGTGCTCCGGCCGGGAAACGGCTCCCAACTCAGCAGCAACATGGGCGCGCTTACCCACAACCAGCTTTTGGACGTCAACGGAAGAGTGCTGGTTTCCACCTATCAGATCGGCGTACCGGATTATCAACTGATCTCCGAATTGCCGTCGTCCTTCCAGTCGGCTTTCGAGGTCATGAAGGTTGGCGGAAAGTATCGCTTTGACATCCCGATGCCCGACCTCCGGGAGGCCATGCGCAACGCTCCGTCCATGGATATACCCGGGAATTACGCCATCTGGGAAATTGAGTTGATGGAGGTAATGCCTCCTCTGCCCGACGGCGCACGCCTGGTGGCCAAGGCGATGGAAAGCGGCGGCCCGGAATCGGCTTACAAGGAATTCAAACTGCTGATCAACAGCTCAAAAGCTTATTTTGGAGAGTGGGAGATCAACCAGGTCGGTTATCTGTTCCTCGGAAACGGAAATGCCGAAGAGGCCATTACTGCTTTCAGCTACAATGTAGAGCAATACCCCTCTTCCGCCAACGCCTACGATAGCCTGGCTGAAGCCTACTACCGGGCCGGCGACCGGGAGATGGCCAAGCAGCACTACCAACGGTCGTTAGAGTTGAACCCGCAAAACAGCAATGCCCGGCAGATGTTGGAGCAGTTGAGGTAG
- a CDS encoding KpsF/GutQ family sugar-phosphate isomerase has product MTLNALKSSINASFVDCVQAVFKCSGRLVVTGVGKSALVGQKVVATLNSTGTPSLFMHAADAIHGDLGMIQSNDFVLCISKSGETPEIKVLVPFLKNLGAPIIGMVGKLDSYLGNQARYVLHTPVPQEADPNNLAPTASTTAQAAMGDALATALLALRGFTPQDFAQFHPGGALGKQLYLRVRDLYPQNEKPAVQLEESIQRTILEMTSKRLGATAVLDEEGLLRGIITDGDLRRMLERGQDMNALRARDIMGTTPKVINEDDMAVEALQMMRKNSITQLIVINEQGRYLGFVHLHDLIREGLI; this is encoded by the coding sequence ATGACGCTCAACGCCCTCAAATCCAGTATAAACGCTTCATTCGTCGATTGTGTTCAAGCAGTCTTCAAATGCAGCGGGCGGCTGGTAGTGACCGGGGTCGGCAAAAGCGCCCTGGTAGGGCAGAAGGTTGTCGCAACGCTCAATTCCACCGGTACGCCCTCCTTGTTCATGCACGCCGCCGACGCCATTCACGGCGACCTGGGCATGATACAGAGCAACGACTTTGTCCTCTGCATTTCCAAAAGCGGGGAAACGCCGGAGATCAAAGTTTTGGTCCCTTTCCTCAAAAACCTGGGCGCTCCCATCATCGGCATGGTCGGCAAGCTGGACTCCTACCTGGGGAATCAGGCCCGGTATGTGCTGCACACTCCGGTGCCGCAGGAAGCCGACCCCAACAACCTGGCGCCTACCGCCAGCACCACCGCCCAAGCGGCTATGGGCGACGCCCTGGCCACCGCCCTGCTGGCCCTGCGGGGCTTTACCCCGCAGGATTTTGCCCAGTTTCACCCCGGCGGTGCCCTCGGCAAACAGCTCTACCTGCGCGTGCGCGACCTCTACCCGCAGAATGAGAAACCCGCCGTGCAACTGGAAGAAAGCATACAGCGTACTATCCTGGAAATGACGTCCAAACGCCTGGGTGCCACCGCCGTGCTGGACGAGGAGGGGCTCCTGCGCGGCATCATCACCGACGGCGACCTGCGCCGCATGCTCGAGCGCGGGCAGGACATGAATGCCCTCCGCGCCCGCGATATCATGGGCACTACCCCTAAAGTCATCAACGAGGATGACATGGCCGTCGAAGCCCTGCAGATGATGCGCAAAAACAGCATCACGCAGTTGATCGTCATAAATGAACAGGGCCGGTACCTCGGCTTCGTGCACTTGCATGATTTGATCCGGGAGGGGTTGATTTAG